In a single window of the Hippoglossus hippoglossus isolate fHipHip1 chromosome 7, fHipHip1.pri, whole genome shotgun sequence genome:
- the nr1d4a gene encoding nuclear receptor subfamily 1, group D, member 4a encodes MDNSPGGAGGGVILYAGSSGSNSPSPGSPSSGYQTQSPLSHSQPSSPEEFTFTEIGPVTQRAAECTAPSSKLVFQFPEVYSGPSVAATPQHTYSHPIAGKRPCGFTGAFTKTGGMVLLCKVCGDIASGFHYGVHACEGCKGFFRRSIQQNINYKMCVKNENCLIMRMNRNRCQHCRFKKCLSVGMSRDAVRFGRIPKREKQRLLDEMQSYMNSLNESAAMDMDSSSVSPDEGNSKEAIGAISRAYHDIFTSSSSRSQGRVAKRANVTANNNTSSFSQDASFPQASSHPISAQSYQSCPVAPATQCPVPPNDNQPRFHNVDNNRYTYFVSTNPNHNHSNGTTPQSGTSANHNSFRNAGNATNPLSCPWKLAQGAKVLACPLNACPVSGAERSSQEIWESFSQCFTPAVKEVVEFAKGIPGFQELSQQDQVMLLKSGTFQVLMVRFCTLFNAEDRTVTFLNGKTYPLSTLRALGMGSLLDAMFEFSEKLSSLGLEPDEMALFMAVVLVSADRSGILDMWAVEQLQEGLIRALRSLINRRRPDDTTLFPKLLLRLPDLRTLNNLHSEKLLAFRIDP; translated from the exons ATGGATAACAgccctggtggag caggtggaggggTCATCCTGTACGCCGGTTCCTCCGGCAGCAACAGTCCCAGCCCCGGCAGCCCCTCCAGTGGGTACCAGACACAGTCACCCCTTTCACACTCCCAGCCCTCATCTCCAGAAGAGTTTACCTTCACAGAGATCGGGCCAGTCACACAGAGGGCAGCTGAGTGCACAGCCCCATCTTCCAAACTGGTGTTCCAGTTCCCAGAGGTCTACAGTGGCCCCTCAGTAGCAGCCACTCCGCAGCACACCTACTCGCACCCCATTGCAGGAAAGAGGCCATGTGGCTTCACAGGAGCTTTCACCA AAACAGGTGGAATGGTCCTGCTTTGCAAAGTCTGTGGGGACATTGCATCCGGTTTCCACTATGGAGTGCATGCATGCGAAGGTTGCAAG ggttttttcCGCCGCAGCATCCAGCAAAACATCAATTACAAGATGTGTGTGAAGAATGAGAACTGCCTGATCATGCGCATGAACCGAAACCGTTGCCAGCACTGCCGTTTCAAGAAATGCCTCTCTGTGGGCATGTCAAGAGATG CTGTACGTTTTGGCCGCATCCCTAAGAGAGAGAAGCAGCGTCTTCTGGATGAGATGCAGAGCTACATGAACAGCCTAAATGAGTCGGCTGCCATGGACATGGACTCATCTTCAGTGAGCCCAGATGAGGGCAACTCAAAAGAGGCCATTGGGGCCATCTCCAGAGCCTACCATGACAtcttcaccagcagcagcagccgcagccaAGGGAGAGTAGCCAAGAGGGCTAACGTCACCGCTAACAACAACACATCTTCGTTTTCTCAGGATGCCAGTTTTCCCCAAGCCTCATCTCACCCCATCTCCGCCCAGAGTTATCAGTCTTGCCCTGTTGCCCCTGCCACCCAATGCCCGGTTCCCCCGAATGACAACCAACCTAGGTTCCACAATGTGGACAACAATCGCTACACCTACTTTGTGTCAACAAATCCGAACCACAACCATTCCAATGGTACAACACCTCAAAGCGGCACCTCTGCCAATCACAACAGTTTTCGCAATGCCGGAAATGCCACAAATCCGCTGTCCTGCCCTTGGAAATTAGCTCAAGGAGCTAAAGTGCTG gCCTGTCCTCTCAATGCATGCCCTGTATCAGGGGCAGAGCGGTCGAGTCAGGAGATATGGGAATCCTTCTCTCAGTGTTTCACTCCTGCTGTCAAGGAGGTTGTGGAGTTTGCCAAGGGCATCCCTGGATTTCAAGAGCTTAGTCAACAGGACCAGGTCATGCTGCTCAAGTCAGGCACCTTCCAG GTTCTGATGGTGAGGTTCTGCACCTTGTTCAATGCTGAGGATCGCACAGTGACCTTCTTGAATGGAAAAACATACCCACTGTCTACCCTGAGGGCTTTGGGCATGGGCTCCCTGCTGGACGCCATGTTTGAGTTCAGTGAGAAGTTAAGCTCCTTGGGGCTAGAGCCTGATGAAATGGCTCTCTTCATGGCTGTGGTGCTGGTCTCTGCAG ACCGTTCTGGCATCTTGGACATGTGGGCCGTAGAGCAGCTCCAGGAGGGTCTGATTCGCGCCCTGCGGTCACTAATCAACCGACGTCGTCCGGATGACACCACCCTCTTCCCAAAACTCCTCCTGCGTCTGCCAGACCTGCGCACCCTCAACAACCTTCACTCCGAAAAACTCTTGGCCTTTCGCATTGACCCTTGA